CAATTATCAAGTCTTTATCCAGAATTGCTTACTCCACCTTCaattgaaaaatacattttcacatgtctgctttgtttggaataaaattATTTCCAAAGTCCAAATTCAGATAGAAAATCACTTAGTCTTTGTGTCTCATAATTTAGTGACttgatattatttattgtaattttgaaatttagaatatgtaaacatttttaatttagaCTTTATATATCATAATTTTGACTCCGTAGCTCCATTCTTTGATGAAGACATGTTAAAATAACATACATACTAATGTTTCCTCTTGTACTGGCAGAAATGTGTTTCCAGAAAAAGTCAATGAGGCATTAAGATATggatcaaatataaatatatagagtCAGTGAAATTTGGTGAGATCCTgttctactactactatactatacctACTACTATACCTTAAATGGTTGAAAATTACTTTTCTACTGTAGTGAACACCATGCATGAAAGCAATCATTGATATGACGCATTCAaattatttaattcaaatatCTCTCAGTCCTAAAACTGGCTTTCAGATCAGTCTGTATGATGAACAAAGTAGACATAAGtgcacaaaagaaaatataaatcaagGCTACTGATTCAAACAAGTGAGGCACTTCTCTGCCAAAAGGTTGCACATAGGCTTATATTTTTGGCCATGGCCATCACATCATATTCCACTCCAATTGTAAAGATATTATACAGCCAGGACTCAGTTATTACTTTTTCTCTACCTTCAGCAACGTCAGAAAGCAAATACAAAGACTGTCATATGTGATACCTGCAATTGTGCATTAAATTAGCCTCATATAGACATATATATTTCAGTGGTTTCATTGAAATCAAAATACAGACCAACAGAGCAAAAAGACAGTCTTTGGGAAACAGCAATAACCAAAGTGCTAAAATGATGCGTCTTTGAATAATGACCCACCAAAGCATTAAATAATGTACAGTACTTCCTTCACTACTGTTGTAGTTTGAATGTATGAGTCCAGCACATACAGTGTGTCAACAGAATGGTATTTGTACATGTAGATCAACACCAAACTGCTCCCTACAGTACTGCATCCACATATCTTCATAGTATAACATAACTACATGACAACATGTCTCTACTCAATGTGATGTCATCAATACAAAAAGGATCCGCTGGTTTGTCCTGTTGTAACTATGGAGACCCTAGCTATGCACCAAAGTTGGACTTGAGActttgtgattggctgagtcacattcaaaactgtaaaaacaaacaagaaaaacaaaaaaattgtaaaagaaaaaaaaaaggaaattgtttAACCAATGTTAAACCTCCTTCTGAACATATCACTGATACATTGCACTGACCCAAAGTCTTTGAAATCATCAGTCACACGTCCCCTCCACCTCGCCTACACTGCACTTGGGTAAGAACAGAAGTAAGGTACAGAAGTAGTGAGCCATTTAACCAACATTAAACTTTtagaaagttttgttttgctgattgAAGCAATTTATAAGTAATGTACAAGTGCAGTCTGAAAGTGGTGGAATGTACGGGCCACTGCAACATTATTCTGTTTAGACCCAGGTCTCTGGGTGTCTCACTGCGCCAGCAAGTCCAGATGCAACAGCACTTTGGAAGagtaaaaggaaaaatccaACACAACACCGGTTCACAACAGCAATGTGTCTTGAATTTGTGCACtaaaaggaggaaggagaaaagtgaagcagcagaggcatCAGTGAATTTCAGTTGGGCTCCCAAAACACCGGATCCtccatttcccatgatgcaattCAATAGGATCTCTTTATCATCTGACTTTTCAGCGCCGCGCAGCGCTGACTTAACATGATGCATGCTGGTTAGAGATTTTGTCCGACTTTCGCAGGTGCTGCAGAACGTcaccatgtcacatgacattaaaacctTGTTAGAGCAAGGCTGCTGTAGTTTTTTCCTGCTGCACCGACTGGAACAACAGAACTTTGTCCTTATTGGCTGAAGGCTTCACTGACGCACATGATGTGCTCTAAGTTTTTATTCTAAAAACTTCAGATGTTATCTCCTGTGGTGCTCGCTCCAAAAAGGGATGAAATTTATTTGATCTCCTCCTTCTGGTAGCTCGTTTTTTACATATGAGCACCGACACTATAGTTTCCATTTCCAGCCAGAAAGCTGTAAAACAGTTTAGCTCAGGAGTTTGTTATTATAAAGGAAGTAATGCCCTTGCAGGtccttttttaacattttcacaaGTATGAAATAAAACGACATTGatataaagagacaaagacataaATAACATTAACTCTCAAAGTAATGATCTAGCAGATATTGCATGTGTGACATTTCCCCCACACACCTTACACCCATCACCCTCCATGTTCTCATTAAACATTACtcagatttaatttcatgtcATGACAAATTGTAAGTTGAATCTGGcaggaaaatgttttagaaCAATGTGTTTGGATGAGTAAATGGTGTATTAAGGTTTTGAAAAATATTCTGACATATTGAGGGTAACACTCACAtttgtaaataaagaaaaccaCAGACAAGCTGTGCACGCTGTAAGATCAGTGCAACTTCTGTTACACCGTCTTTCAAACTGCACCTCAAGGTTGTTTCTGTTATAAAGTTGTAGTCTCCAAGCCCAAACTGAGAtgaccctgatgacatcactctgacatcattattttctcaaaatgtgttcagacagaaagtAAAGcaaatttttttgtcttaaagtGATTTGCATGAATTTTAATGCTGGATCATTCTGTAGTGTGTTCGCCCCAAACAGCCAAGATGCACATGGCACAAACGTTAGCTGTAAGCTAGCAACAGACGCTCCACCTTAGTGTGAGGGAATGAGCCTCTGACTAACTCTGAActttttcctcttgtctctgtgtttataaaacagatttaaagaaCCAGAGTAAGTGAGATCTTTTGCTTCCTACTCGACCTCACCAAACCTTTGGGAAAAGTAACATCTCGTCCAGCAGCTTGTTACATCTGTAAAAGGTACTTCATGATATAATAAAGGTCTACAGTCTGCCCAGGGATAAAAATAATGATACCTACATTTTAAAGGCAATATTTCCAGACTTGCACTGTGCTCTCTGCTCAGCTGTGCTTGTTGAGGCATGCCTGGGCAGGGCCTTGGAAAACTTTCTGACTGTTTTTGGCCAGTTTAAGCCTTTATTATAGAAGAGCTGACAGGAATGTGGGGAAagagaaaggggaaaaacatgaaacatgggTCCCTGGCTGGACCTGAGATGGGGACATTATGGTTTATGGTTTGCATCTTAACCTCTAGGCTACCAGGGCACCGCAGAAACACAGGCCTTATCTAtatatgttgatttattccagGTGGACAGCAGACATCTATGAGACTGTAATATAATGCTGAAGATATACTACTAGCTGCTGGTCAAGctgataaaaaatgtttgtatatttcCCCAAAGATCTGTATAGAGAACGTTTGTGTCTGAAATACAGAGTAAGGTATTGAATCTTGAGGTCACAAATGAGGCTAGGGTATCGTGAGAAGACCAAATGCTGGAGGGGTTTCAAGCTTCAATTCCTCGTCATACCAGAAATTCATTCCAGCTTATTCTCTGGCTGAGCGTAGTTACACACAGCCGGATGGAAAGACACAGTTTGAATTGGTTAACATTGCAAATTTGTGTCAAACTTCACCAGAGATGTATTCTATGTAAAAGCTCTCGTCCAAAGCTAATCGGCTCATCCCTTTGAAACCAAATGATTTTGGCCTAAACTTTCACTGTAATAAATGCTGGTGTAATCTGGCCTTTAAAGTGTGATCCGGCCGTAGACAAAGCAAACAACGGAGCTCACCAGGAGCTCCAGTTTCTGCATGAATTTTTCACATGTATTTGAACCCTTGTGCATCTTTTACTGAGATTTGTATGCAACTGCACCACATCTAAAATTATAGTTttgttctgtctgaacacacttTTAGACAGAACCTCAGCAGCAGTTTTCCACCTTACAAAAATGTATTGTCGATTTTCCCTTTCAGGTTAATGGTGGCGAGCTGGGTCAGGAAGGTTAGGTATGTGGGCTGGCTTTGTCATCAGTTTATCTTATGACTAATTTAGATTTTGGTTCACAAGTTGAGCTGTTTCTGTAAAACTCCTTATGAACAGGAGCCATTTAAACCTTGACTTTCAACAACTGAGTCTGaattttcccttttgttttttaactgatTTGAGTGCTTTAGTTAAGACACTTGTGTGGCTTATTGGACATAACATGAGAATGTAAACAAAGTTAGTAAAGAGGGCAACACAGGCTAAATGCACCAAGTGGCTAAACTTTTGTTGGTTATGGCAAAACTCAGACAGTCCTATTGTCTGACCATCAAACGCCTGAATCACAGGGTTCAACATGTCATGCATCAGCAACCTCAGAGGAAACAACGAGAAAATAATGCTCTTTCATCAGCTTTTCCAAGGACAGACGACTCGTCCGTCAACTGGAAGGgttgatgaaaaaacaaaaccttacAATGAATACTGACATaaggaatataaatatatattcaagCATACACAGAATGAGTAGATTATTAACAGCCCTATTCAATTTGGAAGGCTGACTAAAAAAAGACCGACACCTCCAACGGGCCACAGTCAGTCTTCTGAGGAGTTCAACTGAGGATGGGAAGCGAATGATGCATGATGGAATCAGGAAGTGGGGGAAAGGGCAACTTGAGCTGTTGGGGAGGGAATTGTGGTTGCAAGGTTATAGGTTGAGTTCGGAGATGATGACTGAGGCGATGCTAAAGGGCTGTAAATGCGCTGAGCAGAGATGGTTGGAGAAGGGGAGTGTTGAGCAGCATTAGCTGTTGTTGGGGAGTCCGAGCTCACCTCATCCCCTTCCTCCGAGTCCCACACTTCGCTCTGCAAATAGTCTGCAAATAAGGCCTTGGCTCGCTGCAGCACCCTGCTCAGGTTATGGCGCCGCACAAGGCGATCAAAGTGCATGGCTAGCTCATTGTAATCCAAGCTGTTCTTGATGATGTGGTCACGGTGCTCCAGCAGGATGGACATGCACAGGAACAGCATGAAGGGATTGCCTTTGCCGAACTCTTGAGGAGGCGGCAGAGAACACGGTTTGATGCTGGTGGTCTCAGCTTTCAAAGAACTGGGTGTGTTAGCTGTTGTGCTGGGGGTTTTGTTGCCAGGTGAAGGGAGATTATTGGAGGACGACCTGCTGCCAGACAGCAAGGGGCCTCTTCCAAAGGACAAAATAGGTGAAGAGAGTAGGGATCTATTCTGAGTATGCGAGGGAGACGCAACAGATGTTTTTACAGTGGGAGTTGTGGGTGAGTTGATCCCTGTGCTGCTGAGCACTTGGGCAGAGGAAGTCAAGACTTTCGGAACAGTTCTTGGTAAGGCCTCTCTTCCATTCATTGTGGGTGCGGGTGTGGATTTTGGAGGAGACTCTGGAGAAGCTCCCGGCCAACTGGAGGGTGAAGTCGAAGAtgtgggagagacagaggagccAGTTTTCCACATTGGTAGGCCACTAGGAAAGAGGGGAGGTGATGACATTGGAGAGAAACCATTGTCACAGTTTTTTATGAGAGGTGTCCTCTCTCCTGGGTCCTCCTCACTGTCAACTGTGGACTGCCGCCTCGCGATGCTTGGTACTGACTTTGAAACCACCAAACCCTGTGGCTGCTCAGCATCTTCCATATCAAAACTATCTTCATTCCGGGCAGTATAGTATTTAAAATCTCCAAAACTAGTTTGCCTCTCTAAAGGAGGAACCTTCAGATCTGCCTTTTCCCCGCTCACTTGGTGACTATCATAATCACTGGCCTCACTTCCATTTCCAGCACCAGCATTTTGCCTGTCTTTTTCTTCTATGACAGCATTCCTGCTCACATCTGGTTCTTCTCTTGAAGGCCTCAGCATATGTCGCCTACGCTGCTTCTCTTTTTGTTCCTTATCATCTTCAAGGCAGTTCTCAACTGCCTTGTCTTCGTCTCTGCGGGTCATTGTTTCatctgtctccagcggtggtCCAAGAAGCTCCACTTCGGTTTCAGGAGGATCCGGGGGCAGGGAGCTCCAGGTAACCTCAAGCATCCTCAAAGCATCGTCAAACGCAAATTCTCGCTTGAGCTCCAGAAGCAGCCAGCGGTAACAGAAGAAGAGGTCGTCGGCTCCTCGGGACACCAGGTAGGAGTAGAACTCGGGATCAGAGTACTGCAGGAGCAGCTTTAGATGCTGGAACTTAATGGACATGAGCTGCCCATCTGGCCGGAAATTCCCCTCCAAACGCTTCATAATGCCACAAAAGCAAATGAAGGCATGTGCCTCATTGTCCATTACTGCAAGTATAGGGGAGGCAATATCACTCATGCCTTGACAGTATGAtatctgaaaaacaacacatccacacaaagttacagaagtctaCAGTTTAGaaacattatatatatgtagatattCATATGCTTGCATGACTACGGTATTGTAACTACATTGAGACTTTTGTTTATCTTTctcatttgctgcttttgtccaCAACAAGTAACTGAACATTTAGGCTACTAGGACTTTCGAAAGGAAGCGTTGACCATATTTGACATTCTGAGGGCATCTGTATGTAAATGAGCCTGTACGTGCAAAAGCAGATGGATGTAAAACAGGCAAGATGTCTTGGTGTTTATTGTGttaagttgtgtgtgtgcaagtttgATTAATGCCAATTTTTTTGTTCCTACAGACAGTTTGACACACTCAGAACTTTCTCTACACATGCTTTGATAAATGAAGCCCTGGGTTTTAGTAATGATGCCAGTGTCTGTTTTGGGTTGGGTTGACAAAATATCTAGAATCACTAGTCTCTTCTCAAACCTTTAATTGCTCCTCCTTCTTTGTGAATAATGTGCAAACctattttataattaatatttatcTTCTGCTGTCCTCTCATTTTTAAGTTTAAGCTAGAGGTTGTCAGTATCAATAAGGGTTGCACAAAAAACGTAAAAAAGTATCTTTACTGTAGGTGATTATAGATCTAAATCGAatatttgagtattttttttaatgtaaatgtggaGGGCAGGGGGCCCCTCAAGGTAAAATCAAGGCAACAGCACCTGCCTGACCCCAATCCCTACAAAGTTACAAGCCAACTGACTGAACATCTCTACAAACCTGGGGATGTGTGATGGCAAATGTAGTGAGCAGGTCTGTCAGGGCAGTCAAGTGCGGACTGTCTTCTGAGCCTGCGTAATATGGATGAGCCCGGTCCGTCCTCAGGACGTCTTTGAGAACATTTCCACGGATAAATTCAAGGTCCTCGTGAGTGACCCGGGCAGTCCACTCACTCTTCAGCTGGTCGTACTCCcttgtcttcttcttcatgtaGTCCATTCTTTCCTGTCCACTCAGTCCATCAGGGTAGACGTTCAAGAGGTATCGCCAAACAACctaacaacagaaaacaattcAGAAGGTCATTCTTGATCGATTTCATGTCACAAAATACTAATTATATAATTCAATATATGAATGCGTGATTTTAATTTCACTATAAAATTTCGGtttgcattttttgtgtgtgtgtttaaggcagaaaaaagggCCATTTTTGTTCTTTGGAGGATAGAGAAGAAAACCCTGTGAATAATCACAACTGCATATTCATATCAATTTGATATTATCAGTTATCAAGttgataatcaattaaatcTAACTAATACCCAACACTGATTATTTGGAAAAGTGCAATACATGGAATTGGTATGTAATGCCAGTAGAAGTCAGGGGCAGCACCTTGCGCAGTGAAGGCTCCACACCACCATGGTAGATTCGCAGTCGGAGCTCCTCAGGTCGTGTCAACTGGCCCTGTCCATTGAGGTAACTGTGAAACTCAGCATCGCTCAGAGGAGGCTTGAAAGGCTTGATCTCCTCCCCATAAGACCAGCTGAAGGCCTGCTGGACTCTAGACAAGGTCCGCCCCACCTGAACACAAGAGAAACAAGCACATAAGCAAAGATTCTGACTCATTGAGACTAGATGAGAAAGGTtaaagaaaagggaaggaaCCTGGGATAGTAGAGACTGGGTGAAGGGGAGAGCTGCAGATGCCAGAGACTTAGTCCTCTCTGCAAGAAGCTGCTCAGAGCCGATCACGTCTTTAGGGCTTATGATGTCCCAGTCCTCCATTACAGGACCTGCAGTTGAACAAAACGTAGTAGACTTAATCATCAATGTTAGTTCTTCCTCTATTTTATACTCCTACTTAAAGGATTGGTTCACAATTTTTCAAATCAATCGGAAACCAATGGTCACGTGTCCATATGTACTTTGAAACAGGTTTTACTCAATATAGTCATTCCTCCTGTTATTTAAAAGATCTTGCATCTTAAGGAAATGCAAGTTGAAACCTTTGGAACCGCCCTCACAGTCCTGAGGGGTTTGCGTATCTCTATAACTATTGGGCAGCTAAGCTAACATTCAGATACAACACTCCTGGACCCACAATCCAAACGTGTCTTGGTGGTATCTAAAATCTCCTTTTCTGTTCCTCATCTTCCTTCATGGAACTAGGTTCTCCTCATCCAACACACTCCTCTCAGTACACTGACAGTTCAGCGGTTCCTTCCGCTCTTAAAACAAGTTATCACTTTCAAAAACACTTTAAGCTCTCAGCAGCAAACATATACATAACCATTAATAACTAAATACAACATATCCCAAATCAATTTCTCTTGATGTTGCATATTACAACCTTATATCCCAATTTTCCTGTTTAACTACTGTCTGAATTATGTGTTATGTGTGGCCTTTAAATGTACACCATTTGAGTAAAATCTGAATTCACTcatatatacagtgttttacagtttaGGTTAGTGCATGGTGTACATGATTAAAATTGTCTGCAGATTTCTCTGATATATTGAGACCTCcaaagttttgtattttttccttttaaacattTAGGTTTTTGTTAGTTGGTTTATAGATACATTGGTATTCTCACTGTCTTCTGAAGGTTTTATGTCCATCTTGAGCTGCAGATATGGTTTGGCTGCACTGACAAATGCAAGATCCAAATCccagtcagacagcagagacGTATACGTTTCAGCACCACTCCGATCTCGAGACAGGTAACTGATCCCAAAATTCCGCTTCCTAGtttgaaagacaaacaaaaggaaatgctGACACACATACTGTGACTCTCGTTGGGACAAACTCTGATAATATTTGTGTCTATACGGCACTTTAGCCAGGGTGATCGCTCTTACCCATTCAAATCAAAGGCTCTGATAAGTATGTGCTGCAGGACCTCCAGTGACGTTATCTGAGGATCAACAGCAAAGGAGCGAAACTCCACAGGAAGCACCCCGTCACATTTCTGAAAAGGATCACATCGCAATCTCTAAAACATCAtcactggaaaataaaattatggtacaacatggtataataccataaagtataaaataatgATGGCTcgataataaacagcagaacatAGTCTATGCACTGTTAATCTACTATTTTGGTGGCATGCAAGAATTGATGTACTGCACTGTTTTGTACCAAACAGAGGGAATGTGCACGGACTCAAAcggtgacatttttatgtctttaaatatcacaaaaagtcagaaaacatgtCTTTGCTAAGAAACGTTGTTTTAAGAGAAGTCATCAGAGCTGTCACCTCATGGCacacaattttttgtttttcttggagTGATTACTGTTTACTATTGTGGGACAACAGAATCTATCAACAGCTCAGTCAAACATTGCGCCATTTTAGTCTGCATACATAATCAATACAAGATTGGATACTGCTGGTAAGACTGGGTTATGTATttgaaataattattatttaagtaAGAATATTAAACTAAAACATAGTAGTATATCGAATATCCGATATCAAGATATGGCAAACATATACAAAACCATATATGAAATCACACAGCAAATGTTCGGTGCAACTAGCTGTGTTCTCCTGCTGAGACTGATTCCCCAGCTCTAATGTGCAGTCTGCAATACACACTTAGAAATCACTGTATGCGGTTTATTATTCAGAAGATCTTCTACTTTGCAACATATAGCGAGACAATTGAATAATAACAATACGAGCGTCTTTTTTATTGACAACAAAATGCCTCCAGGTAACGCTTGACGTCACGGAGTTCTGTCCGTGTATACACGCACGCATCTGCTGAAGAGGCAGGTGACGTCAGCTCCAGTCTGCGAGGGTTCACTGCTTTGGATTGAGAATTAGGATGAATTTTAATAACGTTTTCATAGATGAGTGTCAGTTATAACAGGGTGTGACAGTGGGTCTAAATAACGTGATAGATAGAGGTGATTAACCCCTCAGCTGACACAGACAGAATCCAGCGAAAAATAAAACGCTGGCGATAAACAAAACGATAAATTTTCGCAGGTAGCTTCGCTCCCGTCAAAAACACTGTTCCACAGCCAATGTTACAGGTGTTTCTGTCGACGTGTATCTCCACAAGGTGTGTttgacagaacaaacaaacactgagcagaCACTTCAATAAACAGGACAACGCGTttgctagctaactagctgACGTTAGCAGACTATTTGTTGCTCAAACCTTGATCATCCTACCTTGACTTTGACACGAAccacccccctctcctcctcgccTGCCATCTTAAAGACTCCGTGTCGGAACAGAATGGTTGTTCTGTGTTATGTTTTCGTTCTACGCCGACATGGTGATCGATAACATGAAGGGGGGTAGCAGTGGTCGAGTTCTTCTATTTCGTGATCTTCTTCTGCTTTGATTTCACAGAGGGTTTACAGCTGCTTTACCGCCATCTACTGGCTCGCTAACAGACCTCAAAGGACAACAGTGTACTGGTACAAAAGTCTAATTTTAACTCATGTCTTTACTGTTGGGGAGTTCAATCTAGAATAATGCATTGTAAACTGatcacatatttatatatctatatgtatatatagtatagtatacagtataatactTAATAATACTCAATCTGATCTCAAAATTTCAAACTTGTACCTCTATtatagttactttccaccaaaATACGCTGCATGTCACAGCTGGTAGTGTGCTGCTGAGCATTTTCCAGGTTTGTAGAATTATTATTTACTTACAAGACAGCCAGGGAGCTATGCAAAGTGTTCTGTTTGCAGGTACAAAGTGTATTTAATTTAAACCTGCAGTGGAAACTATCAGGGCTGCTAATACCTAACATACTGACCTCAAGGTCGGCAACTCAGCCTGCCAAAAGCATGATGCTAGTCCATGACTCCAGTCTGCTTCCCAGCATGTTAGTCTTCAGTCTGCTCTccagtcagttcagtttgggTTTGTGCCTTCAACCCTCCAGTCCTGAGCTGGCAAGTCCACAGTCTCCTGTCCCCGAGCTGTATCTTCTGTCCAGTTTAGACCTGGAAGATGATGAAAAGTCCCCCGTCTGGGGAACTCACCATGCCATTTTCTCAGGGTTCTGTGGTGTCCCTGGCTCCTGATGCCTCAGGGAGACGCAGGAACCCATCTCCGCAGGGACCCCATCCTCCAGCCAGCCCAAGCCGCAGCACCAGGTTCCCAAGCAGCACAGCGACCCTGAGCCCGTCTCAGCTGCCCAGCAACCCTGGGAATTGATTTGGACTTACTGTaacaaatattttgtcaaatgtaAAGTTTGTGAAGTGTATTTTAACATTATACATTTAATCTATCCAACAAACCACtttctaaataaaacagagacatgATCTTTCTGAATCCTGTGTATTCTGTAATACTGGCACAGTAACAAATCTAAgctatgtttattttatgaatgcatttatgttaaataaaaatttacagAAAAGAGATGTTACTCTTAATTATGAGATAATGATCTACacagaagtttttattttaaatgttttcatttcaaatggaaAGTTTTATATCCATAAATGCAAATGGTGTGAATGTAAACCCAATACTCCTTAGTTCATGAAATTAAATTGTTCTTTGAAACACTAAAAGGACTGACAGCCATCTACAACACATTGAAAACCTCTTTTTAATTCAAGTGTGTATGTACCCCTTTTCTTATCCTTGTTCTTCTGTCTGTTACTAACTGTATTTCTGTTCTTTGAGTCCTTCTATGGTCTTTAAATAAAGTAAGTTTGGGTGGAAAAAAGGCTGAACTATCTGCCACCTTTCCGGTCACAAGACTGTCTCTTttagtgcatgctgggaaatgtaTTTCTTGCCGGCTCATTTTCCAGTTGTTCGCAACCACGGTTGGTCGAGAGGAAACTCTGCTTCCCAGACACACCGTCGTTATCGTCCCTTATTACTTCATTTCCACACAGAACAAGATACACAGATGTCAGGTTTGTTACGTTGGTAGCAGACACCCACGCTCAGATTCAGTGTCGTTAGTGGATGCAACAGACTCTTTTATGATATCAGACGCTGGTTTGTAGCAAGACGTTTCAAATGCAACGGAGAGTTACAATGGCTCTTGTCAGGGAAGTGAGGAGTGACAGGCTTGCTAATTAACTAGTAGCTAGTTCCTGGCTAACAGAAGATGGAAGCTAGCTCGCTGCCTTCATCTCGGGGAAACCCTCACTAATATTAGCTAACTCGGTGTTATTCAATAACCCCGCTAGCATCAGATGTTCTGCTAAACTCGCGCCCGTTAGCTAGTCTGTCTTAAGAGAAACTTCAGCGATGGAGGAAGTTGACAAAATTTTAATTCACGCCCTCAAACAAGTCGGAACGTAAGTATCAACAGCATTTTGTGAATTAATTTTTAGTTGTGCAC
The genomic region above belongs to Seriola aureovittata isolate HTS-2021-v1 ecotype China chromosome 9, ASM2101889v1, whole genome shotgun sequence and contains:
- the tbc1d25 gene encoding TBC1 domain family member 25 isoform X1 produces the protein MAGEEERGVVRVKVKKCDGVLPVEFRSFAVDPQITSLEVLQHILIRAFDLNGKRNFGISYLSRDRSGAETYTSLLSDWDLDLAFVSAAKPYLQLKMDIKPSEDSPVMEDWDIISPKDVIGSEQLLAERTKSLASAALPFTQSLLSQVPSLFFNLSHLVSMSQNLCLCACFSCVQVGRTLSRVQQAFSWSYGEEIKPFKPPLSDAEFHSYLNGQGQLTRPEELRLRIYHGGVEPSLRKVVWRYLLNVYPDGLSGQERMDYMKKKTREYDQLKSEWTARVTHEDLEFIRGNVLKDVLRTDRAHPYYAGSEDSPHLTALTDLLTTFAITHPQISYCQGMSDIASPILAVMDNEAHAFICFCGIMKRLEGNFRPDGQLMSIKFQHLKLLLQYSDPEFYSYLVSRGADDLFFCYRWLLLELKREFAFDDALRMLEVTWSSLPPDPPETEVELLGPPLETDETMTRRDEDKAVENCLEDDKEQKEKQRRRHMLRPSREEPDVSRNAVIEEKDRQNAGAGNGSEASDYDSHQVSGEKADLKVPPLERQTSFGDFKYYTARNEDSFDMEDAEQPQGLVVSKSVPSIARRQSTVDSEEDPGERTPLIKNCDNGFSPMSSPPLFPSGLPMWKTGSSVSPTSSTSPSSWPGASPESPPKSTPAPTMNGREALPRTVPKVLTSSAQVLSSTGINSPTTPTVKTSVASPSHTQNRSLLSSPILSFGRGPLLSGSRSSSNNLPSPGNKTPSTTANTPSSLKAETTSIKPCSLPPPQEFGKGNPFMLFLCMSILLEHRDHIIKNSLDYNELAMHFDRLVRRHNLSRVLQRAKALFADYLQSEVWDSEEGDEVSSDSPTTANAAQHSPSPTISAQRIYSPLASPQSSSPNSTYNLATTIPSPTAQVALSPTS
- the tbc1d25 gene encoding TBC1 domain family member 25 isoform X2 → MAGEEERGVVRVKVKKCDGVLPVEFRSFAVDPQITSLEVLQHILIRAFDLNGKRNFGISYLSRDRSGAETYTSLLSDWDLDLAFVSAAKPYLQLKMDIKPSEDSPVMEDWDIISPKDVIGSEQLLAERTKSLASAALPFTQSLLSQVGRTLSRVQQAFSWSYGEEIKPFKPPLSDAEFHSYLNGQGQLTRPEELRLRIYHGGVEPSLRKVVWRYLLNVYPDGLSGQERMDYMKKKTREYDQLKSEWTARVTHEDLEFIRGNVLKDVLRTDRAHPYYAGSEDSPHLTALTDLLTTFAITHPQISYCQGMSDIASPILAVMDNEAHAFICFCGIMKRLEGNFRPDGQLMSIKFQHLKLLLQYSDPEFYSYLVSRGADDLFFCYRWLLLELKREFAFDDALRMLEVTWSSLPPDPPETEVELLGPPLETDETMTRRDEDKAVENCLEDDKEQKEKQRRRHMLRPSREEPDVSRNAVIEEKDRQNAGAGNGSEASDYDSHQVSGEKADLKVPPLERQTSFGDFKYYTARNEDSFDMEDAEQPQGLVVSKSVPSIARRQSTVDSEEDPGERTPLIKNCDNGFSPMSSPPLFPSGLPMWKTGSSVSPTSSTSPSSWPGASPESPPKSTPAPTMNGREALPRTVPKVLTSSAQVLSSTGINSPTTPTVKTSVASPSHTQNRSLLSSPILSFGRGPLLSGSRSSSNNLPSPGNKTPSTTANTPSSLKAETTSIKPCSLPPPQEFGKGNPFMLFLCMSILLEHRDHIIKNSLDYNELAMHFDRLVRRHNLSRVLQRAKALFADYLQSEVWDSEEGDEVSSDSPTTANAAQHSPSPTISAQRIYSPLASPQSSSPNSTYNLATTIPSPTAQVALSPTS